From the genome of Streptomyces sp. NBC_01116, one region includes:
- a CDS encoding ABC transporter substrate-binding protein — protein MTVTIGVHASNPSLYHLYHLTRHGFAQQELEPLGESVAFHPYSNGVRTGELLSRGVIDFGGTGSTPPVTAQAEGHDLVYTAVSAPRPEHGALLVPEDSPLRTAADLKGARVHLAIGSWQTHLIAKALDDAGLSYADDITAERSTEDSEQLLRTGAVAAWVAQGPQLAAARRTGGLRTLIRTGDVITDRSVFFTRRDLAEQRPEIIEALTRALRRADDWAAAHPRDAARIASADLGGRVDDWESALTALPWRIEEVGDAFLAEQQEAADIFHRTGFIERPVTVADAVARTAGSPAKAG, from the coding sequence ATGACCGTCACCATCGGTGTCCACGCCAGCAACCCGTCCCTCTACCACCTCTACCACCTGACCCGGCACGGCTTCGCCCAGCAGGAGCTGGAGCCCCTCGGGGAGAGCGTCGCCTTCCACCCGTACAGCAACGGCGTCCGCACCGGGGAGCTGCTCAGCCGGGGCGTCATCGACTTCGGCGGAACCGGCTCCACCCCGCCCGTCACCGCCCAGGCCGAGGGTCACGACCTCGTCTACACCGCCGTCTCCGCCCCCCGCCCCGAGCACGGCGCCCTGCTGGTCCCCGAGGACAGCCCCCTGCGGACGGCCGCCGACCTCAAGGGCGCGAGGGTCCACCTGGCGATCGGCTCCTGGCAGACGCACCTGATCGCCAAGGCGCTCGACGACGCCGGACTCTCCTACGCCGACGACATCACCGCCGAACGCTCCACCGAGGACAGCGAACAGCTCCTGCGCACCGGAGCCGTCGCCGCCTGGGTCGCGCAGGGACCGCAGCTCGCCGCAGCCCGCCGCACCGGCGGGCTGCGCACCCTGATCCGTACCGGCGACGTCATCACCGACCGCTCGGTGTTCTTCACCCGGCGCGACCTCGCCGAACAGCGGCCCGAGATCATCGAGGCCCTCACCCGCGCGCTCCGGCGGGCCGACGACTGGGCCGCCGCCCACCCCCGCGACGCCGCGCGGATCGCCTCCGCCGACCTCGGCGGCAGGGTCGACGACTGGGAGAGCGCCCTGACCGCACTGCCGTGGCGGATCGAGGAGGTCGGCGACGCCTTCCTCGCCGAACAGCAGGAGGCCGCCGACATCTTCCACCGCACCGGCTTCATCGAGCGCCCGGTCACCGTGGCGGACGCCGTCGCCCGCACGGCCGGCAGCCCCGCGAAGGCGGGCTGA
- a CDS encoding ABC transporter permease — protein sequence MSVTPAAGTGSPPREDAAGTTGAPPPGLVAPRPQLRRPRSRPYAVTVRALGPVVLLALWWAASATGLLTADVLASPAEVFRAVGELWGNGQLPDALTTSLTRSGLGLIIGLAAGLALGIVTGFTRLGDELLDSSLQTLRTIPFLSLVPLFMVWFGINETAKILLIAVATTFPMYVSTSSGVRTTDPKLIEAMRSFGMSRLGIVREVVLPGALPSLLAGLRLSMTLSVIALIAAEEINATAGIGYLMSQAQSYARTDILAVCILVYGLLGLTADILVRLLERALMPWRTPQGARR from the coding sequence ATGAGCGTGACCCCGGCAGCCGGCACGGGCAGCCCGCCCCGCGAGGACGCCGCCGGCACCACCGGCGCTCCGCCCCCCGGCCTCGTCGCCCCGCGCCCGCAACTGCGCAGACCCCGGAGCCGTCCCTACGCCGTCACGGTCCGGGCGCTCGGCCCGGTGGTCCTGCTCGCCCTGTGGTGGGCGGCCTCCGCGACCGGGCTGCTGACCGCCGACGTCCTGGCCTCACCGGCGGAGGTGTTCCGCGCGGTGGGGGAGCTGTGGGGCAACGGGCAACTGCCCGACGCCCTCACCACCTCGCTGACCCGCTCCGGCCTCGGTCTGATCATCGGCCTCGCCGCCGGCCTCGCACTCGGCATCGTCACCGGATTCACCCGGCTCGGCGACGAACTCCTCGACTCCTCCCTCCAGACCCTGCGCACCATCCCCTTCCTCTCCCTCGTCCCGCTGTTCATGGTCTGGTTCGGCATCAACGAGACCGCGAAGATCCTCCTCATCGCCGTCGCCACCACCTTCCCCATGTACGTCTCCACCTCCAGCGGCGTCCGCACCACCGACCCGAAGCTGATCGAGGCGATGCGCTCGTTCGGGATGAGCCGGCTCGGCATCGTCCGCGAAGTCGTCCTGCCCGGCGCGCTGCCCTCGCTCCTCGCCGGGCTGCGGCTCTCCATGACGCTCAGCGTCATCGCCCTCATCGCCGCCGAGGAGATCAACGCCACCGCGGGCATCGGCTACCTGATGTCCCAGGCCCAGAGCTACGCCCGCACCGACATCCTCGCCGTCTGCATCCTCGTGTACGGACTCCTCGGCCTCACCGCCGACATCCTCGTCCGGCTCCTGGAACGCGCGCTGATGCCGTGGCGCACCCCGCAAGGAGCCCGCCGATGA
- a CDS encoding DEAD/DEAH box helicase, protein MKQSGAAGGTALGAFAHGATASPVPTGGAVRELLARAERLLESARAVPADRKNAVDAVRAVLDPLLDSLVDRELAAIPVSRLKDVTEGRLRLGALEQAGFGTVGQVHGTNRYQLRQLPGVGAHTADQALAAAAQIAHAVRDTVSVRIDVDAPDDATTALVVALHRLAEAGVDARRAVDAARRLAERLGPPVAAAAPAGSRLRMLFTGREARARAREAVGSVHAAVADAVERELPVLFAQASADLLRSPASPAAAWVDFELRSAEYYSLLAELSGTGPDRDAAEGFLPAGIADRVRALRLDDTHLRVSLRGYQAFGARFALAQKRVVIGDEMGLGKTVQAIAALAHLAAHGESHFLVVCPASVLINWTREIRARSTLRAVPVHGAERSEAFADWRENGGVAVTTFDALHLLPGAAAPVRPGMLVVDEAHFVKNPAARRSRAVAGWAEHVERVLFLTGTPMENRVEEFRSLVRQLRPELAPSVSGTHGAAGSRAFRRAVAPAYLRRNQVDVLAELPALVQVDEWEEFGCEDRAAYREAVASGRFMRMRRAAYAAPGSSAKLGRLRELVDEARETGLKVVVFSYFREVLATVGEALGPDAFGPLSGSVPPARRQELVDAFSAVDGHAVLLSQIQAGGTGLNMQAASVVILCEPQIKPTLEHQAVARAHRMGQVRPVQVHRLLATDSVDQRLVELLARKDRLFDAYARRSDLAETTPDAVDVSDAELARRIVEEEQRRLADDARRP, encoded by the coding sequence ATGAAGCAGAGCGGGGCGGCGGGCGGCACGGCCCTCGGGGCATTCGCCCACGGGGCCACCGCGAGCCCGGTGCCGACGGGCGGCGCGGTCCGGGAGCTGCTCGCGCGGGCGGAGCGGCTCCTGGAGAGCGCCCGCGCCGTGCCGGCGGACCGGAAGAACGCCGTGGACGCCGTGCGTGCCGTGCTCGATCCGCTGCTCGACTCCCTGGTGGACCGGGAGCTGGCCGCCATCCCCGTCTCCCGGCTCAAGGACGTCACCGAGGGGCGGCTGCGTCTCGGGGCGCTGGAACAGGCCGGGTTCGGCACGGTCGGGCAGGTCCACGGCACGAACCGCTACCAGCTCCGGCAGCTCCCCGGCGTCGGCGCGCACACCGCCGACCAGGCGCTGGCCGCCGCCGCGCAGATCGCCCACGCCGTGCGGGACACCGTCTCGGTGCGGATCGACGTGGACGCCCCGGACGACGCCACCACCGCGCTGGTCGTCGCCCTGCACCGGCTGGCCGAGGCGGGGGTGGACGCGCGGCGGGCGGTGGACGCGGCCCGCAGGCTCGCCGAGCGGCTCGGCCCCCCGGTGGCGGCGGCCGCACCGGCCGGGAGCCGGCTGCGCATGCTGTTCACGGGCCGGGAGGCGCGGGCGCGGGCCCGCGAGGCCGTCGGCTCGGTGCACGCGGCCGTGGCGGACGCCGTGGAGCGGGAGCTGCCGGTGCTCTTCGCGCAGGCGTCGGCCGACCTGCTGCGGTCACCGGCGTCGCCCGCCGCGGCCTGGGTGGACTTCGAGCTGCGGTCCGCCGAGTACTACAGCCTGCTCGCCGAGCTGTCCGGCACGGGCCCGGACCGGGACGCCGCCGAGGGGTTCCTGCCCGCCGGGATCGCGGACCGGGTACGCGCGCTCCGTCTGGACGACACGCACCTGCGGGTGTCCCTGCGCGGCTACCAGGCGTTCGGGGCGCGCTTCGCGCTGGCGCAGAAGCGGGTCGTCATCGGGGACGAGATGGGGCTCGGCAAGACCGTGCAGGCCATCGCGGCGCTCGCCCATCTCGCCGCCCACGGCGAGAGCCACTTCCTCGTGGTCTGCCCGGCGAGCGTGCTGATCAACTGGACCCGGGAGATCCGGGCGCGTTCCACCCTGCGCGCCGTGCCGGTGCACGGTGCGGAGCGGAGCGAGGCGTTCGCGGACTGGCGGGAGAACGGCGGGGTGGCGGTGACCACGTTCGACGCGCTGCACCTGCTCCCCGGGGCGGCGGCCCCGGTGCGGCCCGGGATGCTCGTCGTGGACGAGGCCCACTTCGTGAAGAACCCCGCGGCCCGCCGGTCGCGGGCGGTAGCCGGCTGGGCGGAGCACGTGGAGCGGGTGCTGTTCCTGACGGGCACCCCGATGGAGAACCGGGTCGAGGAGTTCCGCAGCCTGGTGCGCCAACTGCGCCCCGAACTCGCGCCGTCGGTCAGCGGCACGCACGGCGCCGCCGGTTCGCGGGCCTTCCGCCGGGCCGTGGCGCCCGCCTATCTGCGTCGCAACCAGGTCGACGTGCTGGCCGAACTCCCGGCGCTGGTGCAGGTGGACGAGTGGGAGGAGTTCGGCTGCGAGGACCGGGCCGCCTACCGGGAGGCGGTCGCCTCCGGGCGGTTCATGCGGATGCGCCGCGCCGCCTACGCCGCGCCCGGGTCCTCCGCCAAGCTGGGGCGGTTGCGCGAACTGGTCGACGAGGCGCGGGAGACCGGCCTGAAGGTGGTCGTCTTCTCCTACTTCCGCGAGGTCCTCGCGACGGTCGGCGAAGCCCTGGGCCCGGACGCCTTCGGGCCGCTCTCCGGGAGCGTCCCGCCGGCCCGGCGGCAGGAGCTGGTCGACGCCTTCTCCGCCGTGGACGGGCACGCGGTGCTGCTCAGCCAGATCCAGGCCGGGGGCACCGGCCTGAACATGCAGGCCGCCTCCGTGGTCATCCTGTGCGAGCCGCAGATCAAACCCACCCTGGAGCACCAGGCGGTCGCCCGCGCGCACCGGATGGGCCAGGTGCGTCCGGTCCAGGTGCACCGGCTGCTGGCCACGGACAGCGTCGACCAGCGCCTGGTGGAGCTGCTGGCCCGCAAGGACCGGCTCTTCGACGCGTACGCCCGGCGCAGCGACCTCGCGGAGACCACCCCGGACGCGGTGGACGTCTCCGACGCCGAACTGGCCCGGCGCATCGTCGAGGAGGAGCAGCGGCGACTCGCGGACGACGCCCGCCGCCCGTGA
- a CDS encoding NrtA/SsuA/CpmA family ABC transporter substrate-binding protein yields the protein MTVTRPLRTTAPAALLTATALLALTACGTSEADSAGADGSGRTVEVRIPDPGNSGVLALGKKDGSLDKALGKVGAKVKWTGSAGPFAPAAQAMNADQLDIATGSITSGITSLAQRPGFRFFTAVDPDAAGEGILVRDGSGIASVSDLVGKKVAVNQGGTGEYLLLKALAKAKIPAEKVERVYLRPDQTAAVLNAGQVDAWAVWATYAVAEIGGGKAHFVADGAAIGSDNYSLNAVRTGFAEQHPEIVRALYDYLHEASAKEKKDPAAYLNVFTDVGPTAVTGRAKEVQIEFTAQGGTIDPIGPEDIARFEAVAAFYAEQKVTKEKVDVAAHLLDVEKLT from the coding sequence ATGACGGTCACCCGACCACTCCGTACCACCGCTCCGGCCGCCCTGCTCACGGCCACCGCACTCCTCGCACTGACGGCCTGCGGCACCTCCGAGGCGGACAGCGCCGGCGCCGACGGTTCCGGCAGGACCGTCGAGGTGCGCATCCCGGACCCCGGCAACTCCGGCGTCCTCGCCCTCGGCAAGAAGGACGGCAGCCTGGACAAGGCGCTGGGCAAGGTCGGCGCGAAGGTGAAATGGACCGGCAGCGCCGGGCCCTTCGCCCCGGCGGCCCAGGCGATGAACGCCGACCAGCTGGACATCGCCACCGGTTCCATCACCTCCGGCATCACCTCCCTCGCGCAGCGCCCCGGCTTCCGGTTCTTCACCGCGGTCGACCCGGACGCCGCGGGCGAGGGCATCCTCGTCCGCGACGGCTCCGGCATCGCATCCGTCTCCGACCTGGTGGGGAAGAAGGTCGCCGTCAACCAGGGCGGCACCGGCGAGTACCTGCTGCTCAAGGCGCTGGCCAAGGCGAAGATCCCGGCGGAGAAGGTGGAGCGGGTCTACCTCCGGCCCGACCAGACCGCCGCCGTCCTCAACGCCGGACAGGTCGACGCCTGGGCCGTCTGGGCCACCTACGCGGTCGCCGAGATCGGCGGCGGCAAGGCGCACTTCGTCGCCGACGGCGCGGCCATCGGCTCCGACAACTACAGCCTCAACGCCGTGCGTACGGGCTTCGCCGAGCAGCATCCCGAGATCGTCCGGGCCCTCTACGACTACCTCCACGAAGCCAGCGCCAAGGAGAAGAAGGACCCCGCCGCCTACCTCAACGTCTTCACGGACGTAGGTCCGACCGCCGTCACCGGCAGGGCGAAGGAGGTCCAGATCGAGTTCACCGCACAGGGCGGCACGATCGACCCGATCGGCCCCGAGGACATCGCCCGATTCGAAGCGGTCGCCGCCTTCTACGCCGAACAGAAGGTCACCAAGGAGAAGGTCGACGTGGCGGCCCACCTCCTCGACGTGGAGAAGCTGACATGA
- a CDS encoding multicopper oxidase domain-containing protein, protein MDRRTFSRRMLVGGAAAAATGVTSLSLGAVEASSAENPPRTAPAGGVVRRLKMYAEKLPNGELGYGFEKGKASIPGPLIELNEGDTVHIEFENLTDVDASLHVHGVDYDIANDGTRMNKSHVEPGGTRTYTWRTHAPGRRKDGTYEPGSAGYWHYHDHVVGTDHGTGGIRKGLYGPVVVRRKGDILPDQTCTVVFNDMMINNKTAHNSVNFEATVGDRLEFVMITHGEYYHTFHIHGHRWADNRTGILTGPDDPSRVVDNKICGPADSFGLQIIAGERVGAGAWMYHCHVQSHSDMGMAGLLLVKKADGTIPGYEPHHVAGGAEKKAGTKDAGKGAGKDAGRGADKDAAKSAGEHQH, encoded by the coding sequence ATGGACCGAAGGACCTTCAGCCGGCGGATGCTGGTCGGTGGCGCAGCCGCGGCCGCGACCGGGGTGACATCGTTGTCGCTCGGGGCGGTGGAGGCCAGCTCGGCCGAGAATCCGCCGCGTACGGCCCCGGCGGGCGGTGTGGTGCGCCGCCTGAAGATGTACGCCGAGAAGCTGCCGAACGGCGAGCTGGGCTACGGCTTCGAGAAGGGCAAGGCCTCGATCCCCGGCCCCCTCATCGAGCTGAACGAGGGCGACACGGTCCACATCGAGTTCGAGAACCTCACCGACGTCGACGCCAGCCTCCACGTCCACGGCGTCGACTACGACATCGCCAACGACGGCACCCGGATGAACAAGAGCCACGTCGAGCCCGGCGGCACCCGTACGTACACCTGGCGCACCCACGCCCCGGGCCGCCGCAAGGACGGCACCTACGAGCCGGGCAGCGCCGGCTACTGGCACTACCACGACCACGTCGTCGGCACGGACCACGGCACCGGCGGCATCCGCAAGGGGCTGTACGGGCCGGTCGTCGTGCGCCGCAAGGGCGACATCCTGCCCGACCAGACCTGCACGGTCGTCTTCAACGACATGATGATCAACAACAAGACGGCCCACAACAGCGTCAACTTCGAGGCCACGGTGGGTGACCGGCTCGAATTCGTGATGATCACGCACGGTGAGTACTACCACACCTTCCATATCCACGGTCACCGCTGGGCGGACAACCGGACCGGCATCCTCACCGGCCCCGACGACCCGAGCCGGGTCGTCGACAACAAGATCTGCGGCCCCGCGGACTCCTTCGGCCTCCAGATCATCGCGGGCGAACGCGTGGGCGCGGGCGCGTGGATGTACCACTGTCACGTCCAGAGCCACTCCGACATGGGGATGGCCGGGCTCCTGCTGGTCAAGAAGGCGGACGGCACCATTCCGGGCTACGAACCCCACCACGTGGCGGGCGGCGCGGAGAAGAAGGCCGGGACGAAGGACGCCGGCAAGGGCGCCGGCAAGGACGCCGGCAGGGGTGCCGACAAGGACGCTGCGAAGAGCGCCGGGGAGCACCAGCACTGA
- a CDS encoding ABC transporter ATP-binding protein, whose product MTGDRKQATAVRVRGLRRVFGRRAVLDGLELDIARGEFVALLGASGSGKTTLLRILGALDGADGGEVLVPESRTIVFQEPRLVPSKKVLANVTVALPGSRTPDGLRALAEVGLQGHAEAWPATLSGGEAQRVALARALVREPELLLLDEPFASLDALTRLKMHDLVDELCRRHRPAVLLVTHDVDEAVRLADRVAVLRDGRLVTDERVAVDRPRDPGDPAFAALRRRLLDDLGVPAAPGAATGPTTGPATTPAPLSVGVI is encoded by the coding sequence ATGACCGGCGACAGGAAACAGGCCACCGCCGTACGGGTACGGGGGCTGCGCCGGGTCTTCGGCCGCCGCGCCGTGCTCGACGGGCTCGAACTCGACATCGCTCGTGGGGAGTTCGTCGCACTCCTCGGCGCCAGCGGCAGCGGCAAGACGACGCTCCTGCGCATCCTCGGGGCGCTGGACGGGGCCGACGGGGGAGAGGTGCTGGTGCCCGAGAGCCGCACGATCGTCTTCCAGGAACCCCGCCTCGTACCGTCCAAGAAGGTCCTTGCCAACGTGACTGTCGCCCTGCCCGGGTCCCGGACGCCGGACGGGCTCCGGGCGCTCGCGGAAGTGGGCCTGCAAGGGCACGCCGAGGCCTGGCCCGCCACCCTCTCCGGCGGCGAGGCCCAGCGGGTCGCCCTCGCCCGCGCCCTGGTGCGGGAGCCCGAACTACTGCTGCTGGACGAGCCGTTCGCCTCGCTGGACGCGCTGACCCGGCTGAAGATGCACGACCTGGTCGACGAACTGTGCCGCAGGCACCGCCCCGCCGTGCTCCTGGTCACCCATGACGTCGACGAGGCCGTACGGCTCGCCGACCGGGTGGCCGTCCTGCGCGACGGACGGCTCGTCACCGACGAGCGCGTCGCCGTCGACCGCCCCCGCGACCCCGGGGACCCGGCCTTCGCCGCACTGCGCCGCCGCCTCCTGGACGACCTCGGCGTCCCCGCCGCGCCGGGAGCCGCCACCGGGCCCACCACCGGGCCCGCCACCACACCCGCCCCGCTCTCCGTCGGAGTGATCTGA
- a CDS encoding ABC transporter substrate-binding protein, translated as MTHAAVLPRTLWFTRCPVPTATGIAADRRWLTDEFARDGIAVRSLQDAEPDADPAAHYTHALPGLFREGGNVPALWARSRGERTRLVGLTWIEERQSILVAPGSGLRGAAALRGARIALPVHPIAIDFWRAMALRGFEGALASAGLGLADAVPVDVPADGSREQWSAELAALRRGDVDAVYVKGALAVEAARRAGAEVAVDLDDLPDPAFRINNGTPRPITVHQDLLDEHPGLVDRFLAVLLRAADWAADRPDEVDRILGAETGAGAEGVAGAYLPGTHRTLHPDLSPRRLALLAAQEKALRAHGFLPEAVDIDSWADPAPLRRAAALNGTPVLPPPVTP; from the coding sequence ATGACGCATGCCGCCGTCCTGCCCCGCACCCTCTGGTTCACCCGTTGTCCCGTGCCCACGGCCACCGGCATCGCCGCCGACCGGCGGTGGCTCACCGACGAGTTCGCCCGGGACGGCATCGCGGTCCGCTCCCTCCAGGACGCCGAACCCGACGCCGACCCGGCCGCGCACTACACCCACGCCCTGCCCGGCCTCTTCCGCGAGGGCGGCAACGTCCCCGCCCTCTGGGCGCGTTCACGCGGCGAGCGGACCCGGCTCGTCGGCCTCACCTGGATCGAGGAGCGCCAGAGCATCCTGGTCGCCCCCGGTTCCGGCCTGCGCGGAGCCGCCGCGCTGCGCGGAGCGCGGATCGCCCTCCCGGTCCACCCCATCGCCATCGACTTCTGGCGGGCCATGGCCCTGAGAGGCTTCGAGGGGGCACTCGCCTCCGCGGGCCTCGGCCTCGCGGACGCCGTCCCGGTCGACGTGCCGGCCGACGGCTCCCGGGAGCAGTGGTCGGCCGAACTGGCCGCACTGCGCCGGGGAGACGTCGACGCGGTGTACGTCAAGGGAGCCCTCGCCGTCGAAGCGGCCCGCCGGGCCGGCGCGGAGGTGGCCGTCGACCTCGACGACCTGCCCGACCCCGCCTTCCGGATCAACAACGGCACACCCAGGCCCATCACCGTCCACCAGGACCTCCTGGACGAACACCCCGGCCTCGTCGACCGCTTCCTGGCCGTCCTGCTCAGGGCCGCCGACTGGGCCGCCGACCGGCCGGACGAGGTCGACCGGATCCTCGGCGCCGAGACCGGGGCCGGGGCCGAAGGGGTCGCGGGCGCCTACCTCCCCGGCACCCACCGCACCCTCCACCCCGACCTCTCGCCGCGCCGCCTCGCCCTGCTCGCCGCACAGGAGAAGGCCCTGCGCGCCCACGGCTTCCTCCCCGAGGCCGTGGACATCGACTCCTGGGCCGACCCCGCACCGCTCCGCCGCGCCGCCGCGCTGAACGGCACGCCCGTACTCCCGCCACCCGTCACTCCCTGA
- a CDS encoding putative leader peptide, giving the protein MFGRTVVPSASAPGVPVPLALTARRHIDLARVSSAACR; this is encoded by the coding sequence ATGTTCGGACGCACCGTCGTGCCGTCAGCCTCCGCCCCCGGCGTCCCGGTGCCGCTCGCTCTCACCGCGCGCCGCCACATAGACCTGGCCCGCGTCTCCAGCGCCGCCTGTCGCTGA
- a CDS encoding IclR family transcriptional regulator codes for MTETAAARAPGGAQAVRRALDVLHCFHDNGPDLSASDLARRLGLPVSTAHRLARTLLAAGFLEQDPRTSRYRLGPAVTELGRLSYHQRGLHLAAPELADLAERTGATADLALRGGPHAVIVAGGSVTPKVGLRRPLHSTALGKVLLAWARPGEGGPGSLPPLPAFTERTIVDPVALERELARVRADAYALNDGESALGVRTLAVPVLDGAGHARFALAVRATPEVITPERTEWLLAEARSCARALEVLLLSPAERRPPAGP; via the coding sequence ATGACCGAGACCGCGGCAGCACGCGCCCCGGGCGGCGCCCAGGCGGTCCGGAGGGCCCTCGACGTCCTGCACTGTTTCCACGACAACGGCCCCGACCTCAGCGCGTCCGACCTGGCCCGCCGCCTCGGGCTGCCGGTGTCCACCGCCCACCGGCTCGCCCGGACCCTGCTCGCCGCCGGCTTCCTGGAGCAGGACCCGCGCACGTCGCGCTACCGCCTCGGCCCCGCCGTGACCGAGCTGGGCCGGCTGTCGTACCACCAGCGCGGGCTGCATCTGGCCGCGCCGGAGCTGGCCGACCTGGCGGAGCGGACCGGCGCGACGGCGGACCTCGCGCTGCGCGGCGGTCCGCACGCGGTGATCGTGGCCGGCGGCTCCGTCACCCCGAAGGTGGGGCTGCGCAGGCCGCTGCACTCCACGGCGCTGGGCAAGGTGCTGCTGGCCTGGGCCCGACCGGGCGAGGGCGGCCCCGGCTCGCTGCCGCCCCTGCCCGCCTTCACCGAGCGCACCATCGTCGATCCCGTGGCTCTGGAGCGGGAGTTGGCGCGCGTGCGGGCCGACGCGTACGCCCTGAACGACGGTGAGTCGGCGCTCGGGGTGCGGACCCTGGCGGTGCCGGTGCTCGACGGTGCGGGGCACGCCCGCTTCGCCCTCGCCGTACGGGCCACACCGGAGGTGATCACCCCCGAGCGCACCGAGTGGCTGCTGGCCGAGGCCCGCTCCTGCGCCCGCGCCCTGGAGGTGCTGCTGCTCTCCCCCGCCGAACGCCGCCCGCCCGCCGGACCGTAG
- a CDS encoding VOC family protein, whose product MISPTFLDGAPNWVDLGTPDLDAAAAFYRELFGWGLVPGGPEVGGYGMLTLGGRNVGGVMTVPEEEAPSAWSVSFQSPDIAATAAAVERAGGAAAFEPMDVLDFGSMGGFTDSAGAYFGAWQPKEHPGFGVVQEPGSFLWAELYTSDVPAAAAFFGTVFGWGTDQLTVEGTDYTYTTVHPAGAGPDASFGGLVRMGDVPSEAARGPHWLPYFAVADVDATVAAAKRLGGTETLAAMDVPGVGTMANIADPYGATFAVMRPEPRQ is encoded by the coding sequence ATGATCAGCCCCACCTTCCTCGACGGAGCGCCCAACTGGGTCGATCTCGGCACCCCCGACCTCGACGCGGCCGCCGCCTTCTACCGGGAGCTGTTCGGGTGGGGCCTGGTCCCCGGCGGCCCCGAGGTCGGCGGCTACGGAATGCTCACCCTGGGCGGCCGCAACGTCGGCGGTGTGATGACGGTGCCGGAGGAGGAAGCGCCGAGCGCCTGGTCGGTCTCCTTCCAGTCGCCCGACATCGCCGCCACCGCCGCGGCGGTGGAGCGGGCGGGCGGCGCCGCCGCGTTCGAGCCGATGGACGTCCTGGACTTCGGCAGCATGGGCGGCTTCACGGACTCGGCCGGAGCGTACTTCGGCGCCTGGCAGCCGAAGGAGCACCCCGGCTTCGGCGTGGTCCAGGAGCCCGGCTCGTTCCTCTGGGCCGAGCTGTACACCTCCGACGTCCCGGCGGCGGCGGCGTTCTTCGGAACCGTCTTCGGGTGGGGGACCGACCAGCTGACGGTGGAGGGCACCGACTACACCTACACGACCGTCCACCCGGCCGGCGCCGGCCCGGACGCGTCGTTCGGCGGCCTGGTCCGGATGGGCGACGTCCCGTCCGAGGCCGCCCGCGGTCCGCACTGGCTGCCGTATTTCGCCGTGGCCGACGTGGACGCCACGGTGGCCGCGGCGAAGCGGCTCGGCGGCACGGAGACCCTGGCCGCCATGGACGTGCCCGGCGTCGGCACGATGGCCAACATCGCCGATCCGTACGGCGCGACCTTCGCGGTCATGAGGCCCGAGCCGAGGCAGTAA
- a CDS encoding LLM class flavin-dependent oxidoreductase: protein MATEVLWYIIPREGAYPWEPAGRRPVDLGYLSRLAGTVEQLGYSGALLATDLYDVWPLGSALAASTSTRFKPLLAVHPGLVSPTLLAKMALSFDTLFGGRLRFNVVNGSTKSLQEYGLHVEHDERYELSAEYWSIVKRLTAGEVFDHRGRFYDLRDAGASFRELKPVQDPHIPLWFGGSSDPGIEMAAEHVDVFLTWGEPPHLLKEKLERVRARAAAHGRTLRVGLRLHLIVRDTEDAAWAAADRLLDVTSEATYARQLGDRAGEDGVGWQRQFRQHGGRVPARARELEVHPNMWPGMSLFRPGPGTAVVGSTAQVVERLREFQDLGVDTFILSGNPLLEEAYRVAETVLPSLDVQR, encoded by the coding sequence ATGGCCACCGAAGTCCTCTGGTACATCATCCCGCGCGAAGGCGCCTACCCCTGGGAGCCGGCCGGCCGGCGCCCCGTCGACCTCGGCTATCTCAGCAGGCTCGCCGGAACCGTCGAACAGCTCGGCTACAGCGGTGCGTTGCTCGCCACCGACCTCTACGACGTATGGCCGCTCGGCAGCGCGCTGGCCGCGTCCACCAGCACCCGGTTCAAGCCGCTGCTCGCCGTCCACCCCGGCCTGGTCTCCCCGACCCTGCTCGCCAAGATGGCCCTCAGCTTCGACACCCTCTTCGGCGGGCGGCTCCGCTTCAACGTCGTCAACGGGTCCACCAAGTCCCTCCAGGAGTACGGGCTCCACGTCGAGCACGACGAACGGTACGAGCTGAGCGCCGAGTACTGGTCGATCGTGAAACGGCTCACCGCCGGCGAGGTGTTCGACCACCGGGGCCGCTTCTACGACCTGAGGGACGCGGGCGCGTCCTTCCGCGAGCTGAAGCCCGTCCAGGACCCGCACATCCCGCTCTGGTTCGGCGGCTCCTCCGACCCCGGCATCGAGATGGCCGCCGAACACGTCGACGTCTTCCTCACCTGGGGCGAGCCGCCGCACCTGCTGAAGGAGAAGCTGGAGCGGGTCAGGGCACGGGCCGCCGCCCACGGGCGCACCCTGCGCGTCGGACTGCGGCTGCACCTCATCGTCCGCGACACCGAGGACGCGGCCTGGGCGGCGGCCGACCGGCTGCTGGACGTCACCAGCGAGGCCACGTACGCCCGGCAGCTCGGAGACCGGGCGGGCGAGGACGGCGTCGGCTGGCAGCGGCAGTTCCGCCAGCACGGCGGCAGGGTGCCCGCCCGCGCACGGGAGCTGGAGGTCCACCCCAACATGTGGCCGGGCATGAGCCTCTTCCGCCCCGGTCCCGGCACGGCGGTCGTGGGCTCCACCGCCCAGGTCGTCGAACGCCTGCGGGAATTCCAGGACTTGGGCGTCGACACCTTCATCCTGTCGGGCAACCCCCTGCTGGAGGAGGCCTACCGCGTCGCCGAGACCGTGCTCCCGTCCCTCGACGTACAGCGCTGA